The following coding sequences lie in one Panicum virgatum strain AP13 chromosome 6N, P.virgatum_v5, whole genome shotgun sequence genomic window:
- the LOC120679786 gene encoding G-type lectin S-receptor-like serine/threonine-protein kinase B120 isoform X1, translating to MAPKIADFGISRRFGENRSQTITENMIGSRGYMAPEFYKGVITFKTDIYSLGVTITQILIGKKYYSATDNLEEQIGSIVGRHNTLGTRVCAEISEACINGDPAKRPDTWRIIKMLVETETDDRAVAVMDKDAAVFDKVNTVSMELDVPECIFEGSKKPGNLCYQLLRFITGNFSDEQIIGKTGFANIFKGTLGLRNVAVKSYRSIHIDDQKFHNEVIVMLLAQHKNIVKYLGYCSHTEIEVFEVEGKFVIDATRERVLCFEYLRNGSLDGYVSDASCGLEWRPRYQIIRGICEGLHYLHGERIVHLDLNPTSILLDDNMVPKLGDFYLSRFLGENESQTTATSSFGTRGYMAPEFLDTQVITFKSDIYSLGVTITEILIGHKHYSAIENVLECWKNRLLHMSSADMVLLEQVRVCAEISSACIGDDPDKRPDMRRIIEMLDEAENNVDALYVELDVIECILEGGKEPSILSHQILLFITGIFSREQEIGRSEYTITYRGILRQRSIAVKRLLMPIGFNEQMFQNQVKTMMLAQHKNIVQFLGYCSYNQQEAGEFDMADMRERLTCFEDLSNGSLDRYVLDASLGLEWSVRYQIIKGICEGLTLSSRKQDCSWRTQTYQYTAG from the exons ATGGCACCAAAAATTGCTGATTTTGGTATATCAAGGCGCTTTGGTGAAAATCGAAGCCAGACTATTACAGAAAACATGATTGGATCACG GGGATATATGGCACCAGAATTCTATAAAGGAGTGATCACATTTAAGACAGATATATATAGTCTTGGAGTTACAATCACACAGATATTGATTGGGAAGAAGTACTATTCTGCTACGGACAAT CTGGAGGAACAGATTGGAAGCATCGTTGGAAGACACAATACTCTTGGAACAAGAGTATGTGCTGAGATAAGCGAAGCTTGCATTAACGGAGATCCAGCAAAGAGGCCAGATACATGGCGTATAATCAAGATGCTTGTTGAAACTGAGACGGACGATAGAGCAGTAGCCGTGATGGACAAGGACGCCGCAGTATTCGATAA AGTGAATACTGTATCCATGGAACTTGATGTCCCGGAGTGCATATTTGAGGGAAGCAAGAAACCTGGTAACCTGTGCTATCAACTATTACGATTCATCACTGGAAATTTTTCGGATGAGCAAATAATTGGCAAGACTGGATTCGCAAACATATTCAAG GGCACCCTTGGGCTGCGGAACGTTGCTGTGAAGAGCTACAGGAGCATCCATATTGATGATCAGAAGTTCCATAATGAGGTTATAGTAATGTTGCTAGCTCAGCACAAAAACATTGTAAAGTATCTAGGCTACTGTTCTCATACAGAAATAGAGGTGTTTGAAGTTGAAGGAAAATTTGTCATAGATGCGACGCGGGAAAGGGTGCTCTGTTTTGAATATTTAAGGAACGGGAGCCTTGATGGCTATGTTTCTG ATGCATCTTGTGGACTTGAATGGAGACCACGGTACCAAATAATCAGAGGAATTTGCGAGGGCTTACACTACCTCCACGGAGAGCGCATCGTTCACTTAGATCTTAACCCTACTAGTATACTGCTGGATGATAACATGGTACCAAAACTTGGTGATTTTTATCTATCAAGATTCTTGGGAGAAAATGAAAGTCAGACTACTGCAACAAGCTCTTTTGGAACACG GGGATATATGGCACCGGAATTCCTGGATACTCAAGTTATCACATTCAAGTCAGACATATATAGCCTTGGGGTTACAATCACAGAGATACTAATAGGACACAAGCATTATTCTGCTATTGAGAAT GTACTTGAATGCTGGAAGAACAGATTATTGCATATGTCCTCCGCAGACATGGTCTTATTGGAACAAGTAAGAGTATGCGCTGAGATAAGCAGCGCTTGCATAGGCGATGACCCCGACAAAAGGCCAGATATGAGACGTATAATCGAGATGCTTGATGAAGCAGAAAATAA TGTGGATGCCTTATATGTGGAACTTGATGTCATCGAGTGCATACTTGAGGGAGGCAAGGAGCCGAGTAtactatcacatcaaattttacTGTTCATCACTGGAATTTTTTCTCGTGAGCAAGAAATTGGTCGAAGTGAATACACAATCACGTATAGG GGTATCCTGCGACAGAGGAGCATTGCTGTTAAGAGGCTCTTGATGCCCATAGGTTTTAATGAACAAATGTTTCAGAATCAAGTTAAAACCATGATGTTGGCTCAGCACAAAAATATAGTACAGTTTCTAGGATACTGTAGTTATAACCAACAAGAAGCAGGGGAATTCGACATGGCTGACATGCGGGAAAGACTGACCTGTTTCGAAGATTTAAGCAACGGGAGCCTTGATCGCTATGTTTTGG ATGCATCACTAGGACTTGAATGGAGTGTGAGGTATCAAATAATAAAGGGGATCTGCGAGGGCTTAACACTATCTTCACGGAAACAAGATTGTTCTTGGAGAACTCAGACCTATCAATATACTGCTGGATGA
- the LOC120679786 gene encoding protein SUPPRESSOR OF NPR1-1 CONSTITUTIVE 4-like isoform X2 — MAPEFYKGVITFKTDIYSLGVTITQILIGKKYYSATDNLEEQIGSIVGRHNTLGTRVCAEISEACINGDPAKRPDTWRIIKMLVETETDDRAVAVMDKDAAVFDKVNTVSMELDVPECIFEGSKKPGNLCYQLLRFITGNFSDEQIIGKTGFANIFKGTLGLRNVAVKSYRSIHIDDQKFHNEVIVMLLAQHKNIVKYLGYCSHTEIEVFEVEGKFVIDATRERVLCFEYLRNGSLDGYVSDASCGLEWRPRYQIIRGICEGLHYLHGERIVHLDLNPTSILLDDNMVPKLGDFYLSRFLGENESQTTATSSFGTRGYMAPEFLDTQVITFKSDIYSLGVTITEILIGHKHYSAIENVLECWKNRLLHMSSADMVLLEQVRVCAEISSACIGDDPDKRPDMRRIIEMLDEAENNVDALYVELDVIECILEGGKEPSILSHQILLFITGIFSREQEIGRSEYTITYRGILRQRSIAVKRLLMPIGFNEQMFQNQVKTMMLAQHKNIVQFLGYCSYNQQEAGEFDMADMRERLTCFEDLSNGSLDRYVLDASLGLEWSVRYQIIKGICEGLTLSSRKQDCSWRTQTYQYTAG; from the exons ATGGCACCAGAATTCTATAAAGGAGTGATCACATTTAAGACAGATATATATAGTCTTGGAGTTACAATCACACAGATATTGATTGGGAAGAAGTACTATTCTGCTACGGACAAT CTGGAGGAACAGATTGGAAGCATCGTTGGAAGACACAATACTCTTGGAACAAGAGTATGTGCTGAGATAAGCGAAGCTTGCATTAACGGAGATCCAGCAAAGAGGCCAGATACATGGCGTATAATCAAGATGCTTGTTGAAACTGAGACGGACGATAGAGCAGTAGCCGTGATGGACAAGGACGCCGCAGTATTCGATAA AGTGAATACTGTATCCATGGAACTTGATGTCCCGGAGTGCATATTTGAGGGAAGCAAGAAACCTGGTAACCTGTGCTATCAACTATTACGATTCATCACTGGAAATTTTTCGGATGAGCAAATAATTGGCAAGACTGGATTCGCAAACATATTCAAG GGCACCCTTGGGCTGCGGAACGTTGCTGTGAAGAGCTACAGGAGCATCCATATTGATGATCAGAAGTTCCATAATGAGGTTATAGTAATGTTGCTAGCTCAGCACAAAAACATTGTAAAGTATCTAGGCTACTGTTCTCATACAGAAATAGAGGTGTTTGAAGTTGAAGGAAAATTTGTCATAGATGCGACGCGGGAAAGGGTGCTCTGTTTTGAATATTTAAGGAACGGGAGCCTTGATGGCTATGTTTCTG ATGCATCTTGTGGACTTGAATGGAGACCACGGTACCAAATAATCAGAGGAATTTGCGAGGGCTTACACTACCTCCACGGAGAGCGCATCGTTCACTTAGATCTTAACCCTACTAGTATACTGCTGGATGATAACATGGTACCAAAACTTGGTGATTTTTATCTATCAAGATTCTTGGGAGAAAATGAAAGTCAGACTACTGCAACAAGCTCTTTTGGAACACG GGGATATATGGCACCGGAATTCCTGGATACTCAAGTTATCACATTCAAGTCAGACATATATAGCCTTGGGGTTACAATCACAGAGATACTAATAGGACACAAGCATTATTCTGCTATTGAGAAT GTACTTGAATGCTGGAAGAACAGATTATTGCATATGTCCTCCGCAGACATGGTCTTATTGGAACAAGTAAGAGTATGCGCTGAGATAAGCAGCGCTTGCATAGGCGATGACCCCGACAAAAGGCCAGATATGAGACGTATAATCGAGATGCTTGATGAAGCAGAAAATAA TGTGGATGCCTTATATGTGGAACTTGATGTCATCGAGTGCATACTTGAGGGAGGCAAGGAGCCGAGTAtactatcacatcaaattttacTGTTCATCACTGGAATTTTTTCTCGTGAGCAAGAAATTGGTCGAAGTGAATACACAATCACGTATAGG GGTATCCTGCGACAGAGGAGCATTGCTGTTAAGAGGCTCTTGATGCCCATAGGTTTTAATGAACAAATGTTTCAGAATCAAGTTAAAACCATGATGTTGGCTCAGCACAAAAATATAGTACAGTTTCTAGGATACTGTAGTTATAACCAACAAGAAGCAGGGGAATTCGACATGGCTGACATGCGGGAAAGACTGACCTGTTTCGAAGATTTAAGCAACGGGAGCCTTGATCGCTATGTTTTGG ATGCATCACTAGGACTTGAATGGAGTGTGAGGTATCAAATAATAAAGGGGATCTGCGAGGGCTTAACACTATCTTCACGGAAACAAGATTGTTCTTGGAGAACTCAGACCTATCAATATACTGCTGGATGA
- the LOC120679786 gene encoding putative receptor-like protein kinase At4g00960 isoform X3, translating into MLVETETDDRAVAVMDKDAAVFDKVNTVSMELDVPECIFEGSKKPGNLCYQLLRFITGNFSDEQIIGKTGFANIFKGTLGLRNVAVKSYRSIHIDDQKFHNEVIVMLLAQHKNIVKYLGYCSHTEIEVFEVEGKFVIDATRERVLCFEYLRNGSLDGYVSDASCGLEWRPRYQIIRGICEGLHYLHGERIVHLDLNPTSILLDDNMVPKLGDFYLSRFLGENESQTTATSSFGTRGYMAPEFLDTQVITFKSDIYSLGVTITEILIGHKHYSAIENVLECWKNRLLHMSSADMVLLEQVRVCAEISSACIGDDPDKRPDMRRIIEMLDEAENNVDALYVELDVIECILEGGKEPSILSHQILLFITGIFSREQEIGRSEYTITYRGILRQRSIAVKRLLMPIGFNEQMFQNQVKTMMLAQHKNIVQFLGYCSYNQQEAGEFDMADMRERLTCFEDLSNGSLDRYVLDASLGLEWSVRYQIIKGICEGLTLSSRKQDCSWRTQTYQYTAG; encoded by the exons ATGCTTGTTGAAACTGAGACGGACGATAGAGCAGTAGCCGTGATGGACAAGGACGCCGCAGTATTCGATAA AGTGAATACTGTATCCATGGAACTTGATGTCCCGGAGTGCATATTTGAGGGAAGCAAGAAACCTGGTAACCTGTGCTATCAACTATTACGATTCATCACTGGAAATTTTTCGGATGAGCAAATAATTGGCAAGACTGGATTCGCAAACATATTCAAG GGCACCCTTGGGCTGCGGAACGTTGCTGTGAAGAGCTACAGGAGCATCCATATTGATGATCAGAAGTTCCATAATGAGGTTATAGTAATGTTGCTAGCTCAGCACAAAAACATTGTAAAGTATCTAGGCTACTGTTCTCATACAGAAATAGAGGTGTTTGAAGTTGAAGGAAAATTTGTCATAGATGCGACGCGGGAAAGGGTGCTCTGTTTTGAATATTTAAGGAACGGGAGCCTTGATGGCTATGTTTCTG ATGCATCTTGTGGACTTGAATGGAGACCACGGTACCAAATAATCAGAGGAATTTGCGAGGGCTTACACTACCTCCACGGAGAGCGCATCGTTCACTTAGATCTTAACCCTACTAGTATACTGCTGGATGATAACATGGTACCAAAACTTGGTGATTTTTATCTATCAAGATTCTTGGGAGAAAATGAAAGTCAGACTACTGCAACAAGCTCTTTTGGAACACG GGGATATATGGCACCGGAATTCCTGGATACTCAAGTTATCACATTCAAGTCAGACATATATAGCCTTGGGGTTACAATCACAGAGATACTAATAGGACACAAGCATTATTCTGCTATTGAGAAT GTACTTGAATGCTGGAAGAACAGATTATTGCATATGTCCTCCGCAGACATGGTCTTATTGGAACAAGTAAGAGTATGCGCTGAGATAAGCAGCGCTTGCATAGGCGATGACCCCGACAAAAGGCCAGATATGAGACGTATAATCGAGATGCTTGATGAAGCAGAAAATAA TGTGGATGCCTTATATGTGGAACTTGATGTCATCGAGTGCATACTTGAGGGAGGCAAGGAGCCGAGTAtactatcacatcaaattttacTGTTCATCACTGGAATTTTTTCTCGTGAGCAAGAAATTGGTCGAAGTGAATACACAATCACGTATAGG GGTATCCTGCGACAGAGGAGCATTGCTGTTAAGAGGCTCTTGATGCCCATAGGTTTTAATGAACAAATGTTTCAGAATCAAGTTAAAACCATGATGTTGGCTCAGCACAAAAATATAGTACAGTTTCTAGGATACTGTAGTTATAACCAACAAGAAGCAGGGGAATTCGACATGGCTGACATGCGGGAAAGACTGACCTGTTTCGAAGATTTAAGCAACGGGAGCCTTGATCGCTATGTTTTGG ATGCATCACTAGGACTTGAATGGAGTGTGAGGTATCAAATAATAAAGGGGATCTGCGAGGGCTTAACACTATCTTCACGGAAACAAGATTGTTCTTGGAGAACTCAGACCTATCAATATACTGCTGGATGA
- the LOC120677945 gene encoding uncharacterized mitochondrial protein AtMg00810-like translates to MADCKLCSTPVDTNPKVAAADGAPVDDASDFRRLGGALHQDIAYDVQQVCLHMHDPRAPHLAALKRILRYVRGTLHLGLLLRPYFLTNLVVYTDTDWAGCPVTRKSTSGYAMFLGDNLISWSSKRQNTISRSRAEAKYRAMANGFALATWLRQLLHELHSLLQYSRSSGPI, encoded by the exons ATGGCTGATTGCAAGCTGTGTTCTACCCCGGTTGATACAAATCCCAAGGTGGCCGCAGCTGATGGTGCTCCTGTTGACGATGCTTCTGATTTCCGCCGTCTTGGTGGAGCCTTACATCAAg ATATTGCCTATgatgttcagcaggtctgcctccacatgcatgatccaCGAGCACCTCACCTGGCGGCTTTGAAGCGCATTCTTCGCTATGTCCGTGGCACCCTTCatctcggccttctgctgcgaCCATATTTCTTGACTAATCTTGTGGTGTACACTGATACTGATTGGGCTGGTTGTCCAGTTACGCGCAAGTCCACCTCAGGCTATGCTATGTTTCTCGGTGACAACCTCATCTCCTGGTCCTCCAAGCGTCAGAACACTATCTCCAGATCCAGAGCCGAGGCTAAGTATCGCGCCATGGCCAACGGTTTTGCTTTGGCTACGTGGTTGCGTCAGTTGCTGCACGAGCTCCACTCCCTTCTTCAGTATTCACGGAGTTCAGGACCAATCTGA
- the LOC120677946 gene encoding BTB/POZ and MATH domain-containing protein 2-like, with protein MPTTTHVKTASTCRPPETVQGTHVFDILGYSQHRGIGAHAFIRSGVFDVAGYSWVIFFYPDGYGEEAGGFDFVSAYLRLLSTGCGKVRASCDLRLVNPATGVAVSVHPSLVAVRELDPDGDGSKVCHCMCISRGELEGTYLRDDRLTMECVVTVRKEPRVSKTRAFPSIRVPGSNLKRQLAGLLESREGADVVFAVAGETFAAHRLVLAMRSPVFKAELCGPMREAGAQPIAIEDMQPDVFRAMLYFIYTDSMDHNDDLGRDYHGKNCDMVRHLLVAADRYAIERLKLTCQSILCSNLDVKNVATTLALADQHHCDRLKQACVEFMCFSNNMEAVVDTQGYKDLATTSPSVLAEAMVRMSKCSRADPSPCCTLLPLRAGSPLCCAIAGTQPSSPSAAQPANPADAAAAAKAAEQARADALALVKAEEEEDLLQATVDRNAAATRI; from the exons ATGCCGACGACGACCCACGTGAAGACGGCGTCGACGTGCCGCCCGCCGGAGACGGTGCAGGGCACGCACGTGTTCGACATCCTCGGCTACAGCCAGCACCGCGGCATCGGCGCGCACGCCTTCATCCGGTCGGGCGTCTTCGACGTCGCCGGCTACAGCTGGGTCATCTTCTTCTACCCCGACGGGTAcggcgaggaggccggcggctTCGACTTCGTCTCCGCCTACCTCCGCCTCCTCAGCACCGGCTGCGGCAAGGTGCGCGCCTCCTGCGACCTGCGCCTCGTCAACCCCGCCACGGGCGTGGCGGTGTCGGTGCACCCGTCCCTGGTCGCCGTGCGGGAGCTCGAccccgacggcgacggcagcaAGGTCTGCCACTGCATGTGCATcagccgcggcgagctcgagggCACCTACCTGCGGGACGACCGCCTCACCATGGAGTGCGTGGTCACCGTCAGGAAGGAGCCGCGGGTGAGCAAGACCAGGGCGTTCCCCAGCATCAGGGTGCCCGGCTCCAACCTCAAGCGCCAGCTCGCCGGCCTGCTGGAGAGCAGGGAGGGCGCCGACGTCGtgttcgccgtcgccggcgagacgTTCGCCGCGCACCGGCTCGTGCTCGCCATGCGCTCGCCGGTCTTCAAGGCGGAGCTCTGCGGCCCCATGAGGGAGGCCGGGGCGCAGCCCATCGCCATCGAGGACATGCAGCCGGACGTCTTCCGGGCCATGCTCTACTTCATCTACACCGACTCCATGGATCACAACGACGACCTCGGGAGGGATTACCACGGCAAGAACTGCGACATGGTCCGGCACCTGCTGGTGGCGGCGGACAGGTACGCCATTGAGAGGCTCAAGCTGACCTGCCAGAGCATCCTCTGCAGCAACCTTGACGTCAAGAACGTGGCGACGACGCTGGCCTTAGCCGATCAGCATCACTGCGACAGGCTGAAGCAGGCGTGCGTCGAGTTCATGTGCTTTTCTAATAACATGGAAGCGGTTGTGGACACACAAGGGTACAAGGATCTCGCCACAACTTCGCCTTCGGTCTTGGCTGAGGCGATGGTGAGGATGAGCAAG TGCTCGCGCGCCGACCCCTCGCCATGCTGCACCCTCCTCCCCTTGCGCGCTGGATCCCCTTTGTGCTGCGCCATAGCTGGCACCCAGCCGTCCTCTCCATCTGCCGCCCAGCCCGCCAATccggcggacgccgccgccgccgccaaggccgcAGAGCAGGCTCGTGCAGACGCGCTCGCCCTCGTCAaggctgaggaggaggaggacctccTACAGGCGACGGTGGACCGCAACGCAGCCGCCACACGGATCTAG